The genomic region CGAAGCTGAATAGCGGCCACAATCATCATGTTGGCGGCGTGGATTTTAGCTCCTCCAGTGCCGACTTCACCTCGTCCTGCAGCAGGTCGATCCGCCGCAGGTACACCTCCAGCTCCAGAATCCTCTGTTGCCTCCACTTCTCTCCCTCCATGGGTATCCCGAGAACTGCAGACGGTTGCTCCCGCACCTTCGCTCCCAGGCCCAGCGGCGACGGGCAGCCGCCGATGCCTAGCATGGCACGGACCATTTCCTTGAACAGAGGCGTCAGGACGCTGCTCTCCGTGTTCACCACTGGCGCCACAACAGGCTCAGCACCGTCCATGGAGACCTGAGGAAAGAATGCCGGCAGCGAGTCCTCCGTCTTGACAGGCATGGGCCCCGATATGTACGGCTGAGGCCCCTCGGACGCATCGGCAGCCAAGTCAGCCGTACGCCTGCGGCGGCCACGGCGATGCGCCTTTGAGGAGGACGGGGACTTGGCGTCTCCGTTGGCTGCAGCATTCGTGCCGGTGATTGTGGCGTCGTCTTCAGAGTCAGCGGCGTTGGGGTCGCGGCCGTGCTTGTCGGAGGAGGGGCGCCAGATGTTGCGAGCGATCTCGAAGACGGCCTGCTCGTGAGGGGAGCGGAAGGAGAACGTGTTGCCGGAGCAACGGAGGCGCTCGACGCAGTTGCGGTACTTGCGCTTAAGGCGGCGAAGCTTCTCGGCGAGCTGGCTCTTGGAGAAATCGAGCTGGAGGCGTCGGCGCATCTCCTCGTAGAAGGGTTCCGTGTCGTACTGGTGGGACGCGAACGCCGTGCCCCGCTGCGCCGTAAACTCGGCGAACGCGCGTAGGATCACGATCTCGTCCTCCTCCGTCCATAGCCGCTGGAACAGGGGCCGCCGCTCCCCGACCGTGGCCGTGGCagaggcgggggcggcgacgggagcagaggaggagaagggaggatTGGGAATTGGATCGACTGGGAACTCGATGTCTTCAGAGTCCCCGTTGCCATAGGCGTCGGCGTCAGGGAAGGAGGAGGACgcagcggcgccggcggcggaggggtCGTCGACCATGGGAAGCATCGGATCGGATCGGAGATGGGGATCGGTTCGAGTCGGTATTAGGGTTGGGGTTTTCGCTGCATTGGGCTCGAGGGGGGTTTGGGCTAGCGGCCCTGGTTAGTCATCGCACCCCGTGTTTCTGGATTTGTGCCAAGAACGTAAGAGCATCTCCGGTCGTTGGCCTCCATGAGGCGCTAAAAATCGTCTCTGGGAAGTACCGATGTAAAACGCGCGTTGAAGACGTGATGCCATCCAGTTACGGCGCCCATAAAATTTTTTTGAATGGCGTAAACACGGCGAGTTCATGCATATTTCGGCGACTTCAAACCAAATTCGACCAAACACAGTACAAACACGCCCGCtcatacatatttaaaatattttacaaaaagaaaaaacacaCTACTATGCTCGCCCGCCGTCTCGCTCGCCTCGCctctcctcgccggccgccgctcttacagttctacatgccgaggagactgtagaaccgcgtgtagtcgccgtcgtcggcatcgtcgtcgtcgccgtcgccgcctccgtcGTGGCCGCCGTCCCTGTTGcaaccctcccccggttggcgcggcgggttggacggtccggcggcgtcctcgtcgtcgtcgctgtcgaggatcacgacgccgtgctcgtcctcgcgcccacgcttgcgggcggcgatctcctacAGGGTCCGGGTCTGCCGGGTCATCTCGGTCCGGAGGTAGTCGTCGCGCGCCCAGCGCAGGGCGTCCGCGTCGAAGAAGCCGCGCcaggctatctcctcgtactccgggggGGAGACTGGGCTCCGGTTTGGGCACGACGAGGATGAGGCGCCCGGAAGCGGGGGTGGAGTCGGCGATGCGGATACCGAAGCTGCGGGTGCGCCGGCTGACAGGCATGTCCTGAGgctcctggggctccggcttgacggggcggaggtagGGAGAGCCGGTCGATcgaccggacgaggaggaggacgccccggggtccatgcgcctcggcgtccacgagctcctACGGCGGCGGGAGAGGGACGGCAGGGAGGCGTACTCCAGCCTCgacgtgttgccgccctcgatgtactcgaggacggcctccagcgtgcgaccgggcacgccccaccatcggcgccgCTCCTCGGTGTTGAGCCTGCCgaagggcacgacgccgttggtggcctcgagctgctcggcgtgactgcggcggaagtacggctcccagagcgggctgtcggggacgtagcgcggcccctccctcgccgccagtGGCAGAGAGGCGCGGATACGCGCGATCTCCGCACGACGCGCCGCCCCGGTGGGCAGTGGTGGCATCGGGACCCCACCAACGCTGattctccacgccccgggcacccgcatgtccggcgggaccgagTACTCGGCCTCAAAGAGGAGCCAAGtttcgtcctcgtgaaggtggcggcggccgaagccgttcgccgccgcaccGTCGCCTGAGAATCGTTTGGCCATTTTTTTGAACTGGAACGGCGAGGGGAGAGGGAGAAAGGGGAGAGAGGGCGCGTCGGTGGTGGAAACTCTGTGCGTGCCACCGGCGCGCTggggtcggcttatataggcggaggcggcGCTAGCACGTGTGGCGGTCTCGTCTACGCGTGGCATGCGCGGGGGCGCGCGTCGTCACGCCTTCACTGTGCCGCCCGTGAGGTATCAATAGCAGAGGCTGACCAACGCGGCAGCGCGCGgtagctttggcattgattcgccgcgggaaacaaggcgatgaggacgacgaagcggcgagaagtGAGACAAGTCACTGGCAAGGAGGGCCCACgactctttcgcgccaaaaacgattcacccggcgcccccgagcgcccccagcgtgccgggttcgggttgggtccgccggcgtcAATTTCGGCCTGAGCCGGCGAAAATTGAGCCCTGGGGGGTGCGACTGGGTCGTTTTTTGACGCCGGCGGCCGAAAAGTCGCCTGAGAGGCttgttggggacgcggctggagatgctctaaggctgGTAATAGTGCGGCTATGCGCACCTccgtttttttagtctgcatataagatttgattaAATTCAAACTTCGTTAATTTTGATTAAGTTTATATTAGAAAAAATCAAGATTCACAGTATGAACTTAATATTGCTAGATACATCATGAAATTAATGTTTATATCATATAGCTTTAATATTGTAGAAGTTGATATTTTTTATAAAATTGATCAAACTTTAgaaagtttgactttgatcaaatcttaagtgcagactaaaaagaaacggaggcaGTACCTAATTCGGTCCCTCGAGCTTCGGTGAACACGTCTGGTCAGTGTCTGGGCACGCCCGCTTTCATCCTCATTTTCTCTCTCTAAAGCAACTACACATCATTTTCAACCCTCAATTTCTCTCTCTACAAGCAACATTTCATCGAACAGGTTGTGTGCACGGATAGTGGCAGCGTGTTGCTGTAGGTGGAGGAAGATTGCATTGCAGGTGAGCCGAAGGCCAACACGGACTCACATGGGAGCTCGGCAGCCAACTGCATGCACACACGCGCATCGACGGCCTCACGCACGTTCGCCCATGCCAGAGCAAGCTAGCCAGCACTGCGCGCGTGCATGTACTTGTGCTACTACGCTACGTATGCGGCTAGCATGATGCCAGCATGCCGCGGTGGCTGATGCGGCAGCAATGCCCAGCTCGCACGCCCGATGGTAGCCACCATGCACGCTCGACCAGCACACGATGGCAGCTCGTGACGCTTGCTGTAGCAGCATGCGCGCCCCGCGCGCCCGGCTGCTGCACGGTGAGAGCTCCGCCTTCAACGCGGCGCGGGCGAGCTGTGGCCCCGGACCCAGCTCGCGGCGGGAGCTCAGCCTCCAAGGCGATGCGGCAGGCGAGCTCCGGCACCGGCGTAGGCGGGCTACAACCCCGGCTCGCAGCGGAGCTCCGCCTCCAACACGGTACGGCACGGGCGAGCTGCGGCCCGTGCTCGCGGTGGGAGCTCCACCTCCAGCGCAACGCGAGCAAGCTCCGACACCGCTATGCCTAGCTTGGGCGGCTTTCCTCTCCGACGCGAGCCCTGCTCTGGCACTATGCGACTAGTTCGGGTTCACGGAGTGGGCATGCGCAACACAGAAACATGAATGTGAGGCTGCAGGTGTGGTTCACTCTTGTACTCCATGTTAGAGCGGGCGCGTCCGGGCATGGCCGGTCGCCTTCATATCATCCCCAGATATGAGATGGGTTTGAGGTGCGTCGGATAGCTCGGATGTATAACGATACTTTGAAGGATCTGGTTGGGTTATTTTTTTGACCGGGCACCATATGAACTGTTCACCCAGACGTTTAGGGAGTCTCTGAGGGATCCGACTATAGATGCTCTTACTTTTTCACATTACCCTCATCCATATAGGCAAAAATGTCATGTAAGCGGGCTATAAGCCCACTGTTATGCTTGCTCTAAAGGTGGGACTATCTTTGTTGAGTTCTTTCTTTCTCGGAAATGTCATCTTGTTGACGTTTGATTTTTTAGCACTCCCAGCGAACGCCCTCTAGGTTCCAACCCAGCGACCCAAATCTTGTCCCTTTTTCCTGCGTTCTGTCCATTTGGGCCGGTAAAATGGTAGTGTACATGGACGGACGGTTCATGCGCCCAACGCTGCTACCCATTTGGACGCGGACTGGAGCAGACATTAAGATTAAGAAACACTAGAACAAGATTCGGATAAAATTCAGAGCTACACCCATCGCCACTGATGCACGGTCCTGCCGCCACTACCAACATATCCTCGCGTGGGGAGGCGAGGCTGGGCCGAGCGCAGCTGCTACCCACCAGTCCTCGCGCGAGGGGAGGCGAGGATAGGTTGGGCGCAGGTGAGGgggtccaggattagggggtcctcaagCTGCTGGTCTATCTctcatgggccggcctgccactcCGGATTCTGGTAAGGAAGGCCGAGCTTGAGATAACTCCGTACTATAGAAGGAAACCTTCGAATGCCTGGCATCTCCTCCCAGGATGATTTAGCATAGCCGGCGTATTTGTCTCCCGATGGCAACCGACATATGTAGCCCTAGGTACCCCTATTGTCTATATAatccagagggtttagtctgtagaggctagaaccatcatcctactcatctagggtttagttcatccgatctcgaggtagatcaatgaTGTCTACTCTGCAACTTAtacttgtagactcgtgttgggcctccaaggatggagttttgtaggacagtagcaattttccctcaagtggatgacctaagatttatcaatctgtgggaggcgtaggatgaagatggtctctctcaaaca from Triticum aestivum cultivar Chinese Spring chromosome 4A, IWGSC CS RefSeq v2.1, whole genome shotgun sequence harbors:
- the LOC123085831 gene encoding probable transcription factor At3g04930, encoding MLPMVDDPSAAGAAASSSFPDADAYGNGDSEDIEFPVDPIPNPPFSSSAPVAAPASATATVGERRPLFQRLWTEEDEIVILRAFAEFTAQRGTAFASHQYDTEPFYEEMRRRLQLDFSKSQLAEKLRRLKRKYRNCVERLRCSGNTFSFRSPHEQAVFEIARNIWRPSSDKHGRDPNAADSEDDATITGTNAAANGDAKSPSSSKAHRRGRRRRTADLAADASEGPQPYISGPMPVKTEDSLPAFFPQVSMDGAEPVVAPVVNTESSVLTPLFKEMVRAMLGIGGCPSPLGLGAKVREQPSAVLGIPMEGEKWRQQRILELEVYLRRIDLLQDEVKSALEELKSTPPT